One Maribacter cobaltidurans genomic window carries:
- the rplB gene encoding 50S ribosomal protein L2, giving the protein MSVRKLKPITPGQRFRVVNGFDAITADKPEKSLLAPLKKSGGRNSQGKMTIRQKGGGHKRRYRVIDFKRDKQDVAATVKSIEYDPNRTAFIALLEYNDGEKRYIVAQNGLKVDQQVSAGTGSAPEIGNAMPLSEIPLGTIISCIELRPGQGAVMARSAGTFAQLMAKDGKFVTVKMPSGETRLILSACMATIGAVSNSDHQLLVSGKAGRSRWLGRRPRTRPVAMNPVDHPMGGGEGRASGGHPRSRNGVPAKGYRTRSKTKSTNKYIIERRKK; this is encoded by the coding sequence ATGTCAGTTAGAAAATTAAAACCAATAACTCCAGGACAGCGTTTTAGAGTAGTAAACGGGTTTGACGCCATTACTGCTGATAAGCCGGAGAAAAGCTTGCTTGCTCCGTTAAAAAAGTCTGGAGGTAGAAACAGTCAAGGAAAGATGACTATACGCCAAAAAGGTGGTGGTCATAAGAGAAGGTACCGTGTAATCGATTTTAAAAGAGATAAGCAGGATGTTGCTGCTACGGTTAAGTCGATTGAATACGATCCAAACAGAACAGCTTTTATAGCTCTGTTGGAATATAATGATGGGGAAAAAAGATATATCGTTGCCCAAAATGGCCTGAAGGTAGACCAGCAAGTTTCTGCTGGAACTGGTTCAGCTCCAGAAATTGGAAATGCGATGCCTCTAAGTGAAATTCCATTAGGTACTATCATTTCGTGTATTGAGTTACGTCCTGGTCAGGGTGCGGTAATGGCTAGAAGTGCAGGTACTTTTGCCCAGTTGATGGCAAAGGATGGAAAGTTTGTTACTGTAAAGATGCCGTCTGGTGAAACTAGATTAATCTTATCGGCTTGTATGGCGACCATAGGTGCTGTTTCTAATTCAGATCACCAATTGTTGGTTTCCGGTAAGGCAGGTAGAAGTAGATGGTTGGGTAGAAGACCAAGAACCAGACCGGTAGCCATGAACCCAGTAGATCACCCAATGGGTGGTGGTGAAGGTAGGGCATCCGGAGGTCATCCTAGATCTAGAAACGGTGTTCCGGCCAAAGGTTATAGAACTCGTTCCAAGACCAAGAGTACCAATAAGTATATAATAGAACGTAGAAAGAAATAA
- the rplW gene encoding 50S ribosomal protein L23, with product MGVLIKPIITEKMTADSELNNRYGFLVDPKANKIQIKDAVEAAYGVSVKKVRTMNYGPTRKTRFTKTGVQHGKTNATKKAIVDVVEGDIIDFYSNL from the coding sequence ATGGGTGTGTTGATAAAACCGATTATAACGGAAAAAATGACTGCGGATAGCGAGTTGAACAACCGTTATGGTTTCCTAGTAGATCCGAAGGCCAACAAGATTCAGATTAAGGATGCTGTTGAAGCTGCTTATGGTGTTTCGGTCAAGAAAGTTAGAACGATGAATTATGGGCCTACGAGAAAAACCAGATTTACAAAAACTGGTGTACAGCATGGAAAAACAAACGCTACAAAAAAGGCGATTGTTGATGTGGTAGAGGGTGATATAATTGATTTTTACAGTAATCTATAA
- the rplD gene encoding 50S ribosomal protein L4: MKVAVLDINGKDTGRKAELSDNVFAIEPNEHAVYLDVKQYLAHQRQGTHKAKERGEIAGSTRKIKKQKGTGTARAGSIKSPIFRGGGRIFGPRPKDYTQKLNKNLKRLARKSALSIKSKDNAIVVVEDFDFDTPKTKDFVNVLKSLGLENKKSLIVLGDSNKGVYLSSRNFKGSDVVTNSELSTYKILNASNVVLLEGALEGIESNLNNK; encoded by the coding sequence ATGAAGGTAGCAGTATTAGATATAAATGGAAAAGATACGGGAAGAAAAGCTGAGCTTTCTGATAACGTATTTGCAATAGAGCCTAATGAGCATGCAGTATATCTGGATGTTAAGCAATATTTGGCCCATCAAAGACAAGGTACACATAAAGCTAAAGAGCGTGGTGAAATAGCTGGTAGTACTAGGAAGATAAAAAAGCAAAAGGGAACTGGTACCGCAAGGGCCGGTAGCATTAAATCTCCCATTTTTAGGGGAGGTGGTAGAATATTTGGGCCAAGGCCTAAGGATTATACCCAAAAATTGAATAAAAACCTAAAGCGTTTGGCCAGAAAATCGGCATTGAGCATCAAGTCGAAAGACAACGCTATTGTAGTGGTTGAAGACTTTGATTTTGACACTCCAAAGACCAAGGATTTTGTAAATGTTTTAAAGTCATTGGGATTGGAAAACAAAAAGTCCTTAATAGTGTTGGGCGATTCAAATAAAGGCGTATATTTGTCTTCTCGTAATTTTAAGGGTTCTGATGTTGTAACAAACTCAGAATTAAGCACTTACAAAATACTAAATGCATCAAATGTAGTATTGTTGGAGGGCGCTCTAGAAGGAATCGAATCAAATTTAAATAATAAGTAG
- the rplC gene encoding 50S ribosomal protein L3 encodes MSGLIGKKVGMTSIFDENGKNIPCTVIEAGPCVVTQVRTEEVDGYSALQLGFDDKAEKRANKAESGHFKKAGASPKKKVVEFQGFEGEYKLGDTLGVDLFVEGEFVDVIGTSKGKGFQGVVKRHGFGGVGQSTHGQHNRLRAPGSIGAASYPARVFKGMKMAGRMGGEKVTVQNLRVLKVVPEKNLLVLKGCVPGHKNGYVTIQRWQ; translated from the coding sequence ATGTCTGGGTTAATAGGAAAAAAAGTAGGCATGACCAGCATTTTTGACGAGAATGGAAAGAACATTCCATGTACCGTTATTGAGGCAGGGCCATGTGTAGTTACCCAAGTCAGAACCGAAGAGGTAGACGGGTATAGTGCCCTTCAACTTGGTTTCGATGACAAGGCAGAAAAACGTGCTAACAAGGCCGAATCCGGTCACTTTAAAAAAGCAGGTGCTTCTCCCAAGAAAAAAGTCGTTGAGTTCCAAGGTTTTGAAGGAGAATATAAATTAGGAGACACCCTTGGTGTTGACTTGTTTGTAGAAGGAGAATTTGTGGATGTCATTGGTACATCTAAAGGTAAAGGATTCCAGGGTGTTGTTAAAAGACACGGTTTTGGCGGTGTTGGTCAATCGACCCACGGTCAACACAATAGACTAAGAGCTCCAGGTTCCATTGGTGCAGCCTCCTATCCTGCTAGGGTTTTCAAAGGAATGAAAATGGCCGGTAGAATGGGTGGTGAAAAAGTAACCGTACAGAACCTTAGGGTTTTGAAAGTAGTTCCGGAGAAGAACCTTTTAGTTCTAAAAGGATGTGTCCCTGGTCATAAAAATGGGTATGTAACTATTCAAAGATGGCAGTAA
- the rpsJ gene encoding 30S ribosomal protein S10 produces MSQKIRIKLKSYDHNLVDKSAEKIVKTVKTTGAVVTGPIPLPTHKKIFTVLRSPHVNKKSREQFQLSSYKRLLDIYSSSSKTIDALMKLELPSGVEVEIKV; encoded by the coding sequence ATGAGTCAGAAAATTAGAATAAAACTTAAGTCTTACGATCACAATTTGGTGGACAAGTCTGCTGAGAAAATCGTAAAAACGGTAAAGACTACCGGTGCTGTTGTAACGGGACCAATTCCTTTGCCTACACACAAGAAAATATTTACTGTGTTGCGTTCACCGCACGTAAATAAGAAGTCGAGAGAGCAATTTCAACTTAGTTCATACAAGAGGCTATTGGATATTTATAGCTCCTCTTCCAAAACTATCGATGCCCTCATGAAGTTAGAGCTTCCTAGTGGTGTTGAGGTTGAGATCAAGGTATAA